The following coding sequences are from one Formosa haliotis window:
- a CDS encoding zinc ribbon domain-containing protein has protein sequence MAKSKEVTVEERLRALYDLQLIDSRIDEIRNVRGELPLEVRDLEDEVAGLHTRLEKLDASLETLDEEIKSKKNLIEEAKSLIKKYSEQQKNVRNNREYNSLTKEIEFQDLEIQLAEKHIKEFKVQIEQKKEVINQTKERSKERQAHLKHKKGELDAILAETEKEELALIKKSDEYKTLIEERLVTAYTRIRTNVKNGLAVVAVERGASGGSFFTIPPQVIMEIASRKKIITDEHSGRILVDEALALEQKEKMEKLFAKF, from the coding sequence ATGGCAAAAAGTAAAGAAGTAACTGTAGAAGAACGTTTAAGAGCTTTATACGATCTACAACTTATCGATTCTAGGATTGATGAAATTAGAAACGTTCGCGGAGAACTACCTTTAGAGGTACGTGATTTAGAAGATGAAGTTGCTGGACTACACACAAGACTTGAGAAATTAGATGCGAGTCTAGAAACTTTAGACGAAGAAATTAAATCTAAAAAGAATTTAATTGAAGAGGCTAAATCTTTAATTAAAAAATACAGTGAGCAACAAAAAAATGTTAGAAATAACAGAGAATACAACTCACTAACAAAAGAAATTGAATTCCAAGATTTAGAAATTCAATTAGCTGAAAAGCACATTAAAGAATTCAAAGTTCAAATTGAACAAAAGAAGGAGGTAATTAATCAAACTAAAGAACGCTCTAAAGAACGTCAAGCGCATTTAAAACACAAAAAAGGTGAATTAGATGCTATTTTAGCTGAAACTGAAAAAGAAGAGTTGGCTTTAATTAAAAAATCTGACGAGTACAAGACTTTAATTGAAGAGCGATTAGTAACGGCCTATACAAGAATTCGTACTAACGTTAAAAATGGTTTAGCTGTTGTTGCTGTAGAAAGAGGCGCTTCTGGAGGATCTTTCTTCACCATTCCACCACAGGTGATTATGGAAATTGCATCTCGTAAAAAAATAATTACAGATGAGCACAGTGGAAGAATCTTAGTAGATGAAGCTTTAGCTTTAGAACAAAAAGAAAAAATGGAAAAGCTTTTCGCAAAGTTTTAA
- the lpxK gene encoding tetraacyldisaccharide 4'-kinase: MKLLRYIFFPIVPIYYSVTWVRNKLYDLGVLESKSFDFPVICVGNLSVGGTGKTPMIEYLIRLLKDDYKVATLSRGYKRKSEGFQIGAPGVTADVLGDEPFQFYYKYADKIKVAVDANRVEGIEKLRATTPKPEVVLLDDAYQHRKVKAGFNIVLTTFSNTYTSDVVLPTGNLREPKSGAKRADVIIVTKCPVSITVLEKKAILQAIKPELHQHVFFSSISYADHVISKRKQVPLEQVPKFTLITGIANPAPLVEYLKEKGLDFEHLNFKDHHDFSAEELDVFKQKPFIITTEKDFMRLNQFSFLEDSLFYLSIEAVLDRPLVFNQTVTKFIKTF; encoded by the coding sequence ATGAAATTATTGCGTTACATCTTCTTTCCTATCGTGCCAATATATTATAGTGTAACTTGGGTGCGAAATAAATTGTACGATTTGGGTGTACTAGAATCTAAGTCGTTCGATTTTCCTGTAATATGTGTGGGGAATTTAAGTGTTGGAGGAACAGGTAAAACACCAATGATAGAATATTTAATTCGCTTGCTTAAAGACGATTATAAAGTTGCGACTTTAAGTCGGGGTTATAAACGCAAAAGCGAAGGTTTTCAAATAGGAGCTCCTGGTGTTACAGCTGATGTTTTAGGTGATGAACCTTTTCAATTCTACTACAAATATGCCGATAAAATTAAAGTTGCAGTTGATGCAAATAGAGTAGAAGGCATAGAGAAATTAAGAGCTACAACACCAAAACCTGAAGTTGTTTTGTTAGACGATGCCTATCAACATAGAAAAGTAAAAGCCGGATTCAATATTGTGTTAACCACTTTTTCTAATACGTATACGTCTGATGTTGTTTTACCAACAGGAAATTTAAGAGAACCTAAAAGTGGAGCAAAACGTGCAGATGTTATAATCGTTACAAAATGTCCGGTAAGCATTACAGTTTTAGAGAAGAAAGCTATACTACAAGCGATTAAACCTGAGCTGCATCAACACGTGTTTTTTAGTTCTATTAGCTATGCAGATCACGTTATTTCTAAAAGAAAACAAGTGCCATTAGAGCAAGTTCCTAAATTCACCTTAATTACCGGAATTGCAAATCCAGCACCTTTAGTAGAGTATTTAAAGGAAAAAGGGTTGGATTTTGAACACTTGAACTTTAAGGATCATCACGATTTTAGTGCGGAAGAGCTTGATGTATTTAAGCAGAAACCATTTATAATTACTACAGAAAAAGATTTTATGCGCTTAAATCAGTTTTCGTTTCTCGAAGACAGTTTATTCTATTTAAGTATAGAAGCTGTTTTAGATCGACCTTTAGTTTTTAATCAAACTGTGACCAAGTTTATAAAAACATTTTAG
- a CDS encoding Nif3-like dinuclear metal center hexameric protein encodes MIVQDVINHLEDFAPLQYAEDFDNVGLLVGDKNQKLTGVLVTLDTLEPVIDEAIANNCNLIVSFHPIIFKGLKSLTGKTYVERVVLKAIKHNIAIYAIHTALDNHIQGVNAMICEQLGLVNTSILVPQKNTIKKLTTYVPKTEAEVLRKALFAAGAGHIGNYSDCSFNTDGVGTYNGNSNANPTKGEKGTLHYEEETQISVVFEKHLESKILKALFNTHSYEEVAYEIITLENQNQDIGIGMVGEFETEMSEADFLSYVKTKMNTACIRHSALLQKPIKKIAVLGGSGSFAIPNAKRTEVDAFITSDLKYHDFFSAENKLILADIGHFESEQFTKNGLVALLTKKITNFAIVLSKTDTNPVKYF; translated from the coding sequence ATGATTGTTCAAGACGTTATAAATCATCTTGAAGATTTTGCACCCTTACAATATGCCGAAGATTTCGATAATGTTGGTTTACTTGTAGGTGATAAAAATCAGAAATTAACTGGAGTTTTGGTCACTTTAGACACTTTAGAGCCTGTTATAGATGAAGCCATTGCAAATAACTGCAATTTAATTGTAAGCTTTCATCCTATAATATTTAAAGGACTTAAATCACTAACAGGGAAAACCTATGTGGAGCGCGTGGTTTTAAAAGCCATAAAACACAATATTGCAATTTATGCCATTCACACAGCTTTAGACAACCATATTCAAGGTGTAAATGCAATGATTTGCGAACAACTTGGCCTGGTTAACACGTCGATATTGGTTCCGCAAAAAAACACCATAAAAAAACTTACAACCTATGTTCCTAAAACAGAAGCTGAAGTTTTACGCAAAGCTCTGTTTGCTGCTGGTGCAGGACATATAGGAAATTATTCAGATTGCAGTTTTAATACCGATGGCGTGGGTACATATAACGGAAATTCGAACGCTAACCCGACCAAAGGTGAAAAAGGAACACTTCACTACGAAGAGGAAACTCAGATTTCGGTTGTCTTTGAGAAACATTTAGAGTCTAAAATTTTGAAAGCCTTATTCAACACCCATTCTTATGAAGAAGTAGCTTACGAAATAATTACTCTAGAGAACCAAAACCAAGATATTGGAATTGGAATGGTAGGCGAATTTGAAACCGAAATGAGTGAAGCAGATTTTCTATCGTATGTAAAAACTAAAATGAATACAGCCTGTATTCGTCATAGTGCTTTATTACAGAAACCTATAAAAAAGATTGCCGTTTTAGGAGGTTCAGGAAGTTTCGCTATTCCTAACGCAAAACGGACTGAAGTTGATGCTTTTATAACTTCAGACTTAAAATATCACGACTTTTTTTCGGCAGAAAATAAGCTGATTTTGGCCGATATCGGGCATTTTGAAAGCGAACAGTTTACAAAAAACGGTTTAGTAGCACTTCTTACAAAAAAAATTACTAATTTTGCAATCGTTTTATCAAAGACTGACACAAACCCTGTTAAGTATTTTTAA
- a CDS encoding tetratricopeptide repeat-containing hybrid sensor histidine kinase/response regulator — translation MINIKNYIWGILMLLTFVVNAQNTLSTDPETIQNTIDYRITQAQYDIDNNNYYPAKKKLETALKLAENIQNKKSIGLIYSKLGKLEYIIEEPEEAIKTLTKAIEVQRFAKDNINIAETYKTLGNVYMTLKDYEQALIYFTASLTLFEQENLDEFAAEVLLNEGKAYMYLKQYRKARERIDKSLALAQRYDLTKIRSSALIYQAKVYYYLNDNDTALKLGNQGLILAESNSFTDVLSHGYLILSELNEKLGNYKLSTQYLKNHIALSETLLELKRKNLSPEKRAKFILDDQTQFQKEKEADLEKLKVDKSLNKLATILSIALITILSLLTLSLYKNNNIRLKTNNMLHKKNGELILAKEKAELASKTKANFLSTVTHELRTPLYAVTGLTNMLLDENPKPDQIQHLKSLKFSGDYLLTFINDILQINKIEANKVDIEYEVFDLKKTIANVISALNNSAEDNNVKIHFEYGNDVPTTFNADQIKISQILINLIGNSIKFTKDGDIWVRVKKLKIKDNIYTLKFEIEDNGIGITEEKQKHMFESFSQGSIQINRKYGGTGLGLSIVKGLIDILNGKINLKSELNKGTTFFFEIPLKHTNDEVVVEDRKNYFKDVSDLELSNIKILVVEDNKINQMITKKILTKMKLMCDVVDNGEEAVDLVKNNHYDVVLMDIHMPGISGIEATKIIRTFDRELNIFALTAVTIEDKMHEFEEAGFDDIISKPFKQDEFEKKLYSAVIGNKQKMS, via the coding sequence ATGATTAACATCAAAAATTATATCTGGGGAATTCTTATGCTGCTAACCTTCGTTGTTAATGCGCAGAATACTTTAAGCACCGACCCCGAAACCATACAAAACACTATAGATTATCGCATTACCCAGGCGCAATACGATATCGACAATAATAATTATTATCCGGCCAAGAAAAAATTAGAGACCGCTTTAAAACTTGCTGAAAACATTCAGAATAAAAAAAGTATTGGTTTAATTTATTCTAAACTGGGGAAACTTGAATATATTATTGAAGAGCCAGAAGAAGCAATTAAAACCTTAACCAAAGCGATAGAAGTACAACGTTTTGCTAAGGATAACATTAACATTGCCGAAACCTACAAAACCTTGGGTAACGTTTATATGACGTTAAAAGATTACGAACAGGCCTTAATTTATTTCACAGCTTCTTTAACTCTTTTTGAACAAGAAAACTTAGACGAATTTGCTGCCGAAGTCCTATTAAACGAAGGAAAGGCTTACATGTATTTAAAGCAATACAGAAAAGCTAGAGAGCGAATAGATAAATCTTTAGCCTTAGCCCAACGCTACGATTTAACAAAAATTAGAAGTAGTGCTCTAATCTATCAAGCCAAAGTATATTATTATTTAAATGATAACGACACGGCGCTTAAATTAGGAAACCAAGGTTTGATATTGGCAGAAAGTAATAGTTTTACCGATGTGCTAAGCCATGGATATTTAATTTTAAGCGAATTAAACGAGAAGCTAGGTAATTATAAGCTTTCTACGCAGTATTTAAAAAACCATATCGCGCTTTCGGAAACTTTACTCGAGCTTAAGCGTAAAAATCTATCTCCAGAAAAGCGTGCTAAATTTATTTTAGACGATCAAACCCAGTTTCAAAAAGAAAAAGAGGCCGATTTAGAGAAATTAAAAGTTGACAAAAGTTTAAACAAATTAGCTACGATTTTAAGTATTGCCTTAATTACTATTCTGTCGTTATTAACCTTGTCTTTATACAAAAACAACAACATAAGGTTAAAAACCAATAATATGTTGCACAAGAAAAACGGCGAACTTATTCTGGCGAAAGAAAAAGCCGAATTGGCATCAAAAACCAAAGCCAACTTCTTATCGACTGTAACTCACGAACTACGAACACCGCTATATGCCGTAACAGGTTTAACCAATATGTTATTGGACGAAAACCCTAAGCCAGATCAAATTCAGCACTTAAAATCATTAAAATTTTCTGGCGATTATTTGCTAACCTTTATAAACGACATCCTTCAAATTAATAAAATTGAAGCTAATAAAGTAGATATTGAATATGAAGTATTCGATTTAAAAAAGACGATAGCAAATGTTATTTCAGCATTAAACAATTCTGCCGAAGACAATAATGTAAAAATTCATTTCGAGTACGGTAACGATGTTCCTACAACCTTTAATGCCGACCAGATAAAAATATCTCAAATCCTTATCAATTTAATAGGAAACTCTATAAAGTTTACGAAAGACGGAGACATTTGGGTTCGCGTTAAAAAGTTGAAAATTAAAGACAACATTTACACCTTAAAATTTGAAATTGAAGATAACGGAATTGGTATTACCGAGGAAAAACAGAAACATATGTTTGAAAGTTTCTCTCAAGGCTCTATTCAAATTAATAGAAAATACGGAGGTACCGGTTTAGGTTTATCTATTGTTAAAGGTTTGATTGACATTTTAAATGGAAAAATCAATCTTAAAAGTGAACTAAATAAAGGAACTACTTTCTTTTTTGAAATCCCGTTAAAACATACCAATGACGAGGTGGTTGTAGAAGACCGTAAAAATTATTTTAAAGATGTTTCTGATTTAGAATTAAGTAACATTAAAATTTTAGTCGTTGAGGACAACAAAATCAACCAAATGATTACTAAAAAGATTCTGACTAAAATGAAGCTGATGTGCGATGTTGTAGATAATGGTGAAGAAGCAGTAGATTTAGTGAAGAACAACCATTACGATGTTGTTTTAATGGATATACATATGCCTGGAATTAGCGGGATTGAAGCCACTAAAATCATTAGAACCTTCGATAGAGAATTAAACATTTTTGCTTTAACCGCTGTTACCATTGAAGATAAAATGCACGAGTTTGAAGAAGCTGGTTTCGACGATATTATTTCTAAGCCGTTTAAACAAGATGAGTTTGAGAAGAAATTATACAGCGCCGTAATTGGTAATAAACAAAAAATGAGCTAA
- a CDS encoding IS256 family transposase → MKPEDLLNEDFLKQFKNAPELTSFLEQLHKRGIEKLLEGELDAHLDYDKHKKSKAANLRNGYTKKKLKSVLGETEIQVPRDRDSSFNPLIVKKRESTTEGIENIIISLYAKGMSNSDIEEQIRELYDFNISTSTISRITDKITEDVIAWRNRPLEATYLIVWMDGIVFKVRENSKVINKTIYIAVGLRTDGKKEVLGLWLGKNESSAFWMSVLTDIKARGTQDILITATDNLNGFTDTIKTIFPKSTTQICVVHQIRNSCRYVVWKDKKEFTRDMKQIYTAPTKEAAKAALNDFKTKWDSKYSYAIKSWENNWDELTVFFDFPIEIRTIIYTTNLIENLNGKIRKYTKNKLSFPTDEAVMKSVFLALRESTKKWTMPIRNWGVILNQFLAIFENRIKL, encoded by the coding sequence ATGAAACCAGAAGATTTATTAAACGAAGACTTTTTAAAACAATTCAAGAATGCACCAGAGCTAACATCCTTTTTAGAACAGTTGCACAAACGTGGTATTGAGAAGTTACTAGAAGGGGAACTAGATGCCCATTTAGACTACGATAAGCACAAAAAAAGCAAAGCAGCCAACCTTCGAAATGGTTACACTAAAAAGAAATTAAAATCCGTTTTAGGAGAAACAGAGATTCAAGTTCCTCGAGACCGTGATAGTTCGTTTAATCCTTTAATTGTAAAGAAAAGAGAAAGTACAACAGAAGGCATCGAAAATATTATTATATCGCTTTATGCCAAAGGCATGAGTAACAGTGATATTGAAGAACAAATACGTGAGCTGTACGATTTTAATATTTCTACATCCACTATTTCAAGGATTACAGATAAGATTACAGAAGATGTTATTGCTTGGCGGAACAGGCCTTTGGAGGCCACTTACCTAATTGTTTGGATGGATGGCATCGTATTTAAAGTTAGGGAAAACTCTAAAGTCATAAACAAGACTATTTATATTGCAGTAGGCCTGAGAACAGATGGCAAAAAGGAAGTCCTAGGATTATGGTTAGGTAAAAATGAATCTTCAGCCTTTTGGATGAGTGTTTTAACCGATATTAAAGCTCGAGGAACTCAAGATATACTTATCACAGCTACCGATAATTTAAATGGATTTACGGATACTATTAAAACTATTTTTCCGAAATCAACGACTCAAATTTGTGTTGTGCATCAAATAAGAAATTCGTGTCGTTACGTGGTCTGGAAGGACAAAAAGGAATTTACTCGTGACATGAAGCAAATCTATACTGCTCCTACAAAAGAAGCTGCAAAAGCTGCTTTAAATGACTTCAAAACTAAATGGGATTCTAAATATTCTTACGCCATTAAAAGTTGGGAAAATAATTGGGATGAGCTTACAGTATTCTTTGATTTTCCTATTGAAATAAGAACCATAATCTACACCACAAATCTTATAGAAAACCTAAATGGAAAGATACGGAAATACACAAAAAACAAACTCTCGTTTCCAACCGATGAAGCAGTTATGAAATCCGTGTTTTTAGCTTTGAGAGAAAGCACTAAAAAATGGACCATGCCAATCAGAAATTGGGGAGTGATACTAAATCAATTTTTAGCTATATTTGAAAACAGGATTAAGTTATAA
- a CDS encoding ankyrin repeat domain-containing protein: MKNVLLVIAFVFGAVSTNVQASNFISNSSSNTLEVSVYKSDVNLLCTSIAKGDTEIVKKLIANGENVNRKSNGLTPAMYAAKYNRVEILQLLIENGANLRTRCNKGYTALDYAKATNAKDAQQIIEAVVVR, translated from the coding sequence ATGAAAAATGTATTATTAGTTATCGCATTCGTATTTGGAGCCGTTTCAACAAACGTTCAAGCTTCTAATTTTATTTCTAATTCAAGTTCAAATACACTTGAGGTAAGTGTGTATAAATCTGATGTTAATTTATTATGTACTTCTATAGCAAAAGGAGATACTGAAATCGTTAAAAAATTGATTGCAAACGGAGAAAACGTAAATAGAAAATCTAACGGACTTACTCCAGCAATGTACGCAGCAAAATATAATAGAGTTGAAATTCTTCAACTTTTAATTGAAAATGGAGCTAATCTAAGAACTCGATGCAATAAAGGGTATACTGCTTTAGATTATGCAAAAGCAACTAATGCTAAAGACGCTCAACAAATTATTGAAGCTGTAGTAGTAAGATAA
- a CDS encoding RNA polymerase sigma factor, with translation MEIEKAISKAKENDQKAFNFLLHTYWDDVYGFQLKRIGNENDAEDITIQTFSKAFDKIDTYNDDYVFKTWLIAISKNLHIDLLRKEKSSISRQITNEDENTINQVLDETPSAEDKIITDQNLAKLLRDIKKLKPHYQEVINLRYFQELTYKEISNELKEPINNVKVKLLRAKKLLAEIIQNA, from the coding sequence TTGGAAATAGAAAAAGCCATAAGCAAAGCTAAAGAAAACGATCAGAAAGCCTTTAATTTTCTACTACATACCTATTGGGATGATGTCTATGGTTTTCAGTTAAAACGTATAGGAAACGAGAATGATGCCGAAGATATTACCATTCAGACCTTCTCTAAAGCATTCGACAAGATCGACACCTATAACGACGATTATGTATTTAAAACGTGGCTTATAGCCATTTCAAAAAATCTGCATATAGATTTACTTCGGAAAGAAAAAAGTTCTATTTCTAGACAAATCACCAACGAAGATGAAAATACTATTAATCAAGTTTTAGACGAAACTCCTTCGGCTGAAGACAAGATTATTACCGATCAAAATCTAGCAAAACTCCTCAGAGACATTAAAAAATTGAAGCCGCACTACCAAGAAGTGATTAATCTTCGGTATTTTCAAGAACTGACTTATAAAGAAATCTCTAACGAGCTTAAGGAACCCATAAATAATGTTAAGGTTAAACTATTACGTGCTAAAAAACTACTAGCCGAGATTATCCAAAATGCATGA
- the gap gene encoding type I glyceraldehyde-3-phosphate dehydrogenase — translation MINVAINGFGRIGRRVFRLLQSNPNINVVAINDLADAYTLSHLLKYDSIHGVLPASVTHKGQHIIVNDVSVPLLNEKHPKDINWRPYQVDYVIESTGKFKTREALQHHITNGAKRVILSVPAHEDDIKTIVLGVNDNLIDGTETIISNASCTTNNAAPMMSIINDHFGIEQAYITTIHSYTTDQSLHDQPHRDLRRARAAGQSIVPTTTGAAKALTKIFPELSEVIGGCGIRVPVPNGSLTDITFNIKKTATIEDVNNAFKQASLSRFKNILEYTADPIVSIDIVGNPHSCIFDSQMTSVIGNMVKIIGWYDNETGYSSRIIDLICKLSEK, via the coding sequence ATGATTAATGTTGCCATAAATGGATTTGGACGTATTGGACGTCGTGTTTTCCGTTTGCTCCAATCCAATCCCAACATTAACGTTGTTGCTATAAATGATTTAGCAGATGCTTACACCCTAAGTCATCTGCTAAAATACGATAGCATTCACGGTGTATTACCTGCCTCCGTAACGCACAAAGGACAACACATTATTGTTAACGATGTATCTGTGCCGTTATTAAATGAAAAGCATCCAAAAGACATTAATTGGCGTCCATACCAAGTAGATTATGTGATAGAATCTACAGGAAAATTTAAAACTAGAGAGGCTTTACAACATCATATTACAAATGGTGCTAAACGTGTTATTTTAAGCGTTCCTGCACATGAAGATGATATAAAAACTATAGTGCTTGGTGTGAATGACAATTTAATAGATGGCACCGAGACAATCATTTCTAACGCCTCATGTACCACTAATAATGCTGCTCCAATGATGTCGATTATAAACGATCATTTTGGCATAGAACAAGCATATATTACAACCATTCACTCCTACACTACCGATCAAAGTTTACACGATCAGCCCCATCGGGATTTACGCCGAGCACGTGCTGCTGGTCAATCTATAGTGCCTACAACAACGGGAGCAGCCAAAGCATTAACTAAAATATTCCCAGAACTTTCTGAAGTTATTGGAGGGTGTGGTATTCGTGTCCCGGTTCCAAATGGTTCGCTAACAGATATTACCTTCAATATAAAAAAAACGGCAACTATAGAAGATGTTAATAATGCTTTTAAACAAGCTTCGTTATCTCGATTTAAAAACATCTTAGAATATACCGCAGACCCCATCGTTTCTATAGATATTGTTGGTAATCCTCATTCTTGTATTTTCGACTCGCAAATGACTTCTGTTATAGGAAATATGGTGAAAATTATAGGTTGGTACGATAATGAAACAGGATATTCGAGTAGAATCATAGATTTAATATGCAAGTTATCGGAAAAATAG
- a CDS encoding Nramp family divalent metal transporter: protein MHDFLKRLGPGLLFAGAAIGVSHLVQSTRAGADFGLGFIWALLCVHLFKYPFFQIGPRYAAATGESLLDGYKKLGKGVLLVYFIITCATMFTIQTAVTIVTAGIASALFGGTLGIKHWTIIILVVCFLILIIGKYKVLDKLMKIIIVTLSISTLIAVYFAFSSANLTLNFQQVLPKNSIEIGFLIAFMGWMPAPLDISIWHSLWTIEKKKSNSEITPKSALFDFNLGFFTTIILGLAFMALGYLVMFPSGETFSDSATVFANQLIAMYTKSLGSWAYLIIGIAALTTMFSTTLTTLDASPRAMNRCTQLLFQNNTKNYVWLWTLFLCLGTIFIFYFLASEMALLIKIATIISFLTAPFYAITNYILISSKHTPKAWQLSKPLHILCWLGIIFLIGFSIWYLTAL from the coding sequence ATGCATGATTTTTTAAAACGGCTAGGCCCAGGATTATTATTCGCCGGTGCTGCTATTGGCGTTTCTCATTTAGTTCAATCTACTCGAGCCGGAGCCGACTTTGGTTTAGGCTTTATTTGGGCCTTGCTATGTGTACACCTCTTTAAATATCCTTTTTTTCAGATTGGACCAAGATATGCAGCAGCTACAGGAGAAAGTCTTTTGGACGGTTATAAAAAACTTGGCAAAGGTGTATTACTTGTTTATTTCATTATTACTTGTGCCACTATGTTTACCATACAAACGGCGGTAACCATTGTAACGGCAGGAATAGCTTCGGCACTATTTGGAGGTACTCTTGGCATTAAACATTGGACCATTATAATTCTGGTGGTGTGCTTTTTAATTCTGATTATCGGGAAGTACAAGGTCTTAGATAAACTGATGAAAATTATTATAGTTACGCTAAGTATTAGCACCCTAATTGCGGTTTACTTTGCCTTCTCGTCTGCGAATCTGACCTTAAATTTTCAACAAGTACTTCCTAAAAACAGTATAGAAATCGGGTTTCTAATTGCGTTTATGGGATGGATGCCAGCGCCTTTAGACATTTCTATTTGGCATTCCCTTTGGACCATAGAAAAGAAGAAAAGCAATTCTGAGATTACACCAAAATCGGCGTTATTCGATTTTAATCTTGGCTTCTTTACCACCATAATTTTAGGACTCGCATTTATGGCCTTGGGGTATCTCGTTATGTTTCCTTCGGGAGAAACATTTAGTGATTCTGCCACTGTATTTGCAAATCAGCTAATAGCCATGTACACTAAAAGTCTAGGGAGTTGGGCCTATTTAATTATAGGAATTGCCGCTTTAACAACCATGTTTAGTACTACATTAACCACTCTAGATGCCTCTCCTCGTGCTATGAACCGCTGTACCCAATTATTATTTCAAAACAATACTAAAAACTATGTATGGCTTTGGACCTTATTTTTATGCCTTGGCACCATATTTATTTTTTACTTCCTAGCTTCAGAAATGGCATTATTAATTAAAATTGCAACTATTATTTCATTCTTAACTGCACCTTTTTACGCCATTACAAATTATATTTTAATATCTAGTAAACACACACCTAAAGCGTGGCAACTGTCTAAACCGTTGCACATACTCTGTTGGCTAGGTATCATCTTCCTAATTGGATTTAGCATTTGGTATCTAACGGCTTTATAA
- the lipA gene encoding lipoyl synthase, translating to MNSETASNILPDRLPKPKWLRVKLPTGKKYTELRTLVDKYSLNTICTSGSCPNMGECWGEGTATFMILGNVCTRSCGFCGVKTGRPETVDWDEPEKVARSIKLMKINHAVLTSVDRDDLKDMGSIMWAETVKAVRRMNPNTTLETLIPDFQGIEQHIDRIIDVAPEVVSHNIETVRRLTREVRIQAKYDRSLGTLKYLKSQGQRRTKSGIMLGLGETREEVIETLHDLKDNDVDVVTIGQYLQPSKKHLPVKQFITPDQFAEYEKIGLELGFRHVESSSLVRSSYKAQKHIN from the coding sequence ATGAATTCAGAAACAGCTTCAAATATTCTACCTGATCGCTTACCAAAACCTAAATGGTTACGAGTAAAATTACCAACAGGTAAAAAATATACCGAATTAAGAACTTTAGTAGACAAGTACAGTTTAAATACTATTTGTACTTCTGGAAGTTGCCCAAATATGGGAGAATGTTGGGGAGAAGGCACAGCAACGTTTATGATTTTAGGAAATGTTTGTACACGTTCTTGTGGATTCTGTGGTGTAAAAACTGGTAGGCCAGAAACCGTAGACTGGGATGAACCAGAAAAAGTTGCCCGTTCTATAAAATTAATGAAAATTAATCATGCTGTTTTAACAAGTGTAGACCGCGATGATTTAAAAGATATGGGAAGTATTATGTGGGCAGAAACCGTTAAAGCGGTGAGACGTATGAACCCGAATACAACACTTGAAACCCTAATTCCGGATTTTCAAGGTATCGAACAACATATAGACCGTATTATAGATGTGGCTCCAGAAGTGGTATCTCACAATATAGAAACAGTAAGACGTTTAACTCGAGAAGTTCGTATTCAAGCCAAATACGACCGTAGTTTAGGAACATTAAAATACTTAAAATCTCAAGGACAACGTAGAACTAAATCTGGTATTATGTTAGGCCTTGGAGAAACGCGCGAAGAGGTTATAGAAACACTTCACGATTTAAAAGATAATGATGTAGACGTGGTTACCATTGGTCAATACTTACAACCAAGTAAAAAACATTTACCGGTTAAGCAATTTATTACGCCAGATCAGTTTGCTGAATACGAAAAAATTGGATTAGAACTAGGATTTAGACACGTAGAAAGTAGCTCTCTTGTTCGTTCTTCATACAAAGCACAGAAACATATTAATTAA